One Drechmeria coniospora strain ARSEF 6962 chromosome 01, whole genome shotgun sequence genomic region harbors:
- a CDS encoding calmodulin-dependent protein kinase, translating into MDRERQQQQQATPPQVQPCRYKVGKTLGAGSYSVVKECVHIDTGRYYAAKVINKRLMAGREHMVRAHPPALAGAPSSLMPSASRRQVRNEIAVLKKVSMGHQNILTLVDYFETMNNLYLVTDLALGGELFDRICRKGSYYESDAADLIRATLSAVAYLHDHGIVHRDLKPENLLFRTPEDNADLLIADFGLSRVMDEERFHVLTTTCGTPGYMAPEIFKKTGHGKPVDLWAVGVITYFLLCGYTPFDRDSDFEEMQAILNADYSFQPVEYWRGVSSEAKVFIRRCLTVDHTKRITAHEALQHPFVAAREQAASGENLLPTIKKNFNARRTLHAAIDTVRAINKLREAQNMMMDGARSSEPSRPAPAAAASPYKEDGAMSLGEDAAAAPMSGVPAVLRPGNQGNRIVQTSKGLWSGPATQR; encoded by the coding sequence ATGGACCgcgagcggcagcagcagcaacaggcAACGCCGCCCCAGGTGCAGCCTTGTCGCTACAAGGTGGGCAAGACGCTCGGTGCCGGCTCCTACTCGGTCGTCAAGGAGTGCGTCCACATCGACACGGGGCGGTACTACGCCGCCAAGGTCATCAACAAGCGCCTCATGGCCGGGCGAGAACACATGGTACGTGCCCACCCGCCCGCGCTCGCcggggcgccgtcgtcgctgatgCCCTCGGCTTCCCGTCGCCAGGTGCGCAACGAAATCGCGGTGCTCAAAAAGGTCTCGATGGGCCACCAAAACatcctcaccctcgtcgactACTTCGAGACGATGAACAACCTCTACCTCGTCAccgacctcgccctcggcggcgagctcttCGACCGCATCTGCCGCAAGGGCTCCTACTACGAgtccgacgcggccgacctCATCCGGGCCACCctgtcggccgtcgcctacCTCCACGACCACGGCATCGTCCACCGCGACCTGAAGCCGGAGAACCTGCTCTTCCGGACGCCCGAGGACAACGCCGACCTGCTCATCGCCGATTTTGGCCTCTCGCGcgtcatggacgaggagCGCTTCCACGTGCTCACCACCACCTGCGGCACCCCGGGCTACATGGCGCCCGAGATCTTCAAGAAGACGGGCCACGGCAAGCCCGTCGACCtctgggccgtcggcgtcatcaCCTACTTCCTCCTCTGCGGCTACACGCCCTTTGACCGCGACTCGGACTTTGAGGAGATGCAGGCCATCCTCAACGCCGACTACAGCTTCCAGCCGGTCGAGTACTGGCGCGGCGTCTCGAGCGAGGCCAAGGTCTTCATCCGTCGCTGCCTGACCGTCGACCACACGAAGCGCATCACCGCCCACGAGGCGCTGCAGCACCCCTTTGTCGCCGCCCGGGAGCAGGCCGCCAGCGGCGAGAACCTGCTGCCGACCATCAAGAAGAACTTCAACGCCCGCCGCACGCTGCACGCGGCCATCGACACGGTCCGCGCCATCAACAAGCTGCGCGAGGCCCAGAACATGATGATGGACGGCGCCCGCTCGAGCGAGCCCTCGcgcccggcgccggccgccgccgcctcgccgtaCAAGGAGGATGGCGCCATgtcgctcggcgaggacgccgccgccgcgcccatGAGCGGCGTGCCGGCCGTGCTGCGGCCCGGAAACCAGGGGAACCGCATCGTCCAGACGAGCAAGGGGTTGTGGAGCGGACCCGCGACGCAACGGTAG